CGTCTCCTATTTACCCATGCATCATATCTTTGATTGTgctccaaaagaaaaattaaaaaaataatcaaaagaaaaagaaaagtcaaaaagaatcaaaaagcttttaaaatgattgcaagcgtgttttCTAACatatgtgggagttataggatgtaactctttagatgatagtcactttcaaactaATGTGATTGATAATGTAGAAAATTTGAGTAAATTTTATCTACATATCACATATtttgtgttttatacacttactagttgcacacactacacgcaAATCGATGCTAAATTTTGTTCATAAGATTGTATGTGTTGTCTAGTCTAGCCATCTTTAATTGCATGAGAAGTGATGTCTAATACACTTTTCTTGATTTGGgtgaaatttgaagaaaaatggtTTAGAAGTTGTAAAATCAAGTGATTTTTACTTCTTGTTTGTGTTTAAGTTCGAGAACTTGAGtgcaaaatatttttgaaacctTCTAGATGTTTTCATGTGCCTCTCATGTCAGAAAAACACTCTTGAGTTggttttttgcaaaatttccagattttttccaaaattgaattttttttcacaagttTGATCAATCAAAGTTAATCCTCAACTGATCAAAAAAGCCCAATTTTTAGGCCAAAACTCTCTACCAAGTTCGGTtaaggctcgatcaatcgaaatttttcaaaaatatcttTCGATCGATGCTCAATTCCTCTCGACTAATCAAAACTCGAAAATTTCTAATTCTTAAGCCTTTGATAGATTAGTTTTTTTCCTATTCTATTacttttctttgaattttttcgaTCCCtctaagaatattttttttcttctcttttctgaGTCAAAGCTTCAAGGGTTTTGTTCTACACATCTAGTAAGGCTCTTTTTGATGTAGAATAGACCGTCATGGCATTTTTGGACTCTTACATGTGCTTGAAATCATCGCGCAAGGCCAAAAACAACTAGTAGAAATCGTGGGCAACAGAATCAGAATTGCATAAAATTTGGTAAGCTAAAGTGAAATAGCCTTCTAAGCAATAGTCGTTGTTTTGCCATGAGTTACCCCCCTGAAAATGGTGAATTCTTCCATTTGGCCCTTAAAAACTACaattttgctatttatagtaattttttttccttaataactttttgctcaaatattaaaataaggTCCCTGCTTATTTTGGGATGACCCTTAAGGTCAGTAAtttatgattttgcatttaactcaattttaccatttttggtaaaatttggtATTTTGCCACCTAACCTCGTAATTAATGCGAATTAAGGTTTCAAACATTTCTTAATCTTCTTAGGGTTTTACTTTctcaatatttatatattttgtagtcGTCACAAGcaaaacaaattattattattaataaaatacattttttttaatattttctctagTGGATTCCAGATTATCACCTCGTGGATTTAAGGAACCCCTTGTGAATTCGAGGTTTACTACTTAGAaactaacagtttagtttctATCAATTAAAGAGAGCATCGTGTGTGCTTTCTTTAGACTTCTGAGACATCACTtttaccctttcttttttatcaaaattacaTTCATACATGCAtaattcattcatttttcttgaaattttcgGACTTAGAAATTTTAGGGCTTTTTACgattttgggtgttttgatttAAAATGATTAATGAGTTTTTGTGTATACATGATATTAACATGATtcctgaaattttttgaaattagggTTCATGTGTTGTTGAagaaattggggattttgttcaattgggctAAATTAGGTAAAATTGATCCTTGTTATTGAttgattgtttgtttataaCATGTTCTATACTTGTTGTGATGATCAATTTCTCAATTtgtgtgtttttaaaaaattagagtttatgttcataaattggggattttttataaaattggattttcttggtcaattttcaaaattctatgATTTTGAACACCTCAATGCATTAGTTTCATGCATCATTTGAGCCAATGCattatgcatcatatagattttcaAGATTCCATTCCTATATCTTTTTTATCTCTCTAATgtagtctgcccttggttttctttgtgtttctctTCTATTACTTCCTCTTTAGAtcttaaaaatgggtcctaagAAAACCATTGCAAGGAAAGTGTCTAGGGGTACATCATCCTCTAGTGAACCTTTTGATTCCACTAGGTATCACACCATAGAGAACTTCAAAAATATGATACCTTGGTCAAATTTAGGTCCATTTGGACTGAGAGGAAAGTACATCTAGATGATTTGGATCCCTTCACTCAACAAAATCTAGATTCTAGGTGTTGGTTCCCTATTTGTACAGGTTTAGAGTCTCCTCCTACAGCTATAATTAAagaattctactctattttGTCTGTTCATTCTGCTATATCCGGTGGTCACTTCTTAACTACATGAATTCAAGGTGATGAGTATCAGATCACTAAGAAAGTAGTGGTTGATGCTCTCTCTATTACTATTGTCCGTAACCCAACATATCCATACACTGATCCTCCCTCTCTCAATGATGTCATGCCACTTCTATATGGAAAACCAATGACATGGGCAAATAATCCTAGAATTGACATTAGTGAACTGGCCGAAGTGAACTATTTGTTGTATAGGATCGCATGTCATAGTGTTTTTCATATTTCTCATATGCATATAATTCCTACTAATTGGTGTATATTCATGTATGCCCTTATCACTGGTGCCTCCATTTCTATCCATTCTCTTTTCATTCAAACTATAGTAGAGGTCAACAAAGGCACGTCTAAGAATTGTTTCTATCCTTAGGATCTTAAAGTATCTAGGGTTTGTTTGTTCGTCCTCTTCTGAACTTGTTCATCATATGGCACCTATGGGTTTTGAAGCAAAGCAAAGAACAAAAGAAGACTCTAGCAACAAGTGAAGGAACTAGAAAGTGACAAAAAGTGGATCCTCCTCAAGGAGATGAGCAGATTGATCCAACAGTTGTCGCTGATGAGGATGCTCCTACTACTGGCACTTCTAGAGATTCACCATCTCTCCGCTCCATGATAGAGAGAGTGCTTGAGACACAACTATCACATCACACCATGATGGAGACCTTTTTTACAACTCAGGCAACTCATGGACAGCTCTTGGACTCACTAAACATGGATGTTACTATTTTCAGTGTTGAGTTCAATCAGTATAAGAGTTCTTTTCCACCACCTCCACCCTCGAATGACTGAGTTGATTGCCTTTGGCAACACGTAACAAAAAGGGGCAGTAGTAGAGTAGGTTTAGAGAAGAATTCTTGTACTTAGGGGGAGTTGTTTGTATTTAGGGGGAGTTCTagtgtttacattttttttttttttttattgtttagctttgtttaagccttttctttactgtttttattttacttgtttcGCAAACTTGATGATTATGAAATATGGTGTTTTCCTTTAGTttccttgttttatttttggttttgtggttcTAAGTTATGTTTTTACTGTATTTTTCACACAAACCTTAATCgtttgtttttagtatttcaGGAATTTATAGGTTAATTCTTTTATGATGATGTTGTCTATTATTGCAACTTGTAGACAGTAGGTTGCGATTTAATTGTATAGGGAAATTCATTGTAATTGGGTTAGTTCTTGAATTGAGAAATTCATGTTGTATGTaagttttgtcacagattgccaaagggggagaatgttaggttctaaatatttagtcATAAATGTTTAGGAACTATATTTGTTGTATGTTGccaaattgagaacaaaaatatgtCTAGTATAAAAGCTTAGTGTCTTTGAAGTGTTTTAGCATTGTTCAAGTTGATACAAGTTAAGATTCAAGAACGTATAATCTACAAAAAGAAGAATTGAAAATCTGTCAGGCTCGACCAATCGAACTATGatctacaaaattttaattgaagccCAATAGCACACTAAAACGTTTTGGATTTGAGTCCAACACTactaggtataaaaggaaaaccctaatacatatttttcaagTCTTGAGAGTTACTTCTATGAGATTTATAAGATTTTATACTTTCTAACTCTATTAAAAACCTACTGGTGATCAAATCCATATTGCTAGTACCAGTGGAGTAAAGTTGCAGCCAAGCCTTCAGCTATCAAGTGTCCTGAAGCTCAAGGCATGAGTAGGTGGTTCATGTGAGAACAAATCTAGATCAAGGAAGTCTGTGGAGTTCAGAGCCCAGTTTGGAAACTGTATTAGATTTACTTTGAATTGGAATTCTTGATTGTAAATCTAAACTTAATATAGTAGATTATTCTTTTGGGATggttccccccaggtttttttttttaccttgaaacaagttgtttcattggttttcttgggtcatcacaTCATGTGTTATTTAGATTTCCGATGTGCATGTTGACTGTGATGAATGTTTAACCAAGATTTGATTAATTGACCTAAGTAACTACTTGGctaataaataaagttaaacaTATTATGTTTTCCAGAGGTATAAAACTTAacaccaaataataataataataacttacaaGATTTATTGGTGGGATTATAACCTATAAGAAATGttctaacttatttttttgagattttattaCTTCAAATATATCCTCTTTTTGCAACTTAGCTCTCTTGGAATCTCACCCCCTACAAAACACCTCAGATTCTATATAAGGTCTAACTATTAAAAGCATGAAGTGATGACCTCAGGAATGAGAAAATCAATGTCTCAGGTTTGATGAtgagtgtgtgtttgttttgtgagAGGGTGTTCTTCTTATTTATACATGAATCTTGACAGTTATTATTCTTGTTTCTTTGTAATGTGTCACACTATAATTTCTCTAATTCCATAAAAGTTAGCAAAAAACCCCTCTAGTAATTACTGTAACATAACTGTCACCTTTCACCTACTGTTGACTTGCCATCACTTGATTAAGACTTTGTGAATTGTTTTCTTTAGCTCGCATTAACTATCATACTTTGGCATTCAATAATATAGGGGTAATTACACTTTTTAACCCTAAACTATACCCTATTTTACATTTTGCTCTCCCTAAACTATCGAAATACATGATTAAACCTTCAAAGTTATTACTCTATAACACTTAACCCAttaccatcttttttttttttttttttttttttttttttttgagaatagtaAGTATTgtaacacacacatacacacggGAAGTAGCATTAAAACACTAATTTATCCTCTACCCAAAACAGACGGCAAGGAATTAAGTGTCACAGAGTTATAACTTTGGGTGGAAGAGGGTATCATGCTTTTCAATAGTTCATGGGGCAATGTGTAAAAAGTAATATAGTTTAGAgtggaaaaatataatttacccATAATATAATACTACTTGtcttatctttttgtttttttttttttttttttttttttttgagaaaactacTTATCTTATATCTTAACGGTTTCGTTTTACTACAAACcaaaaaatgatattatatttgaaatatatttatgCATTTATCTACATATTAAGACTTGGTTctaaaaatttctcaaaaaaaaaaaaaaaagaaaaaagaaataatatttgataCTTTTAATATTGCCATCtgtaaattatttaataatttcccTAACAATTCCCTAATGTTACATGGAAATAATTGATTCTTGTAATTCTGTAAAAATGCATGCATATCACGCGTTACCAAAAATGTTTTCCTATTAACcattatcaaattattagatcttgcctttactaaaaaaatcaaagaaaatcaaCGCAATAATGGAAAGAAATTCGATTTTGTTTAAAACACAAATAGCGTATCTTCAATTTCGTGTCtctcattaaatattttctcTGTTCTCCCCCCATGTAGAGTGCTATATATACACTCAAATCCTTTCACCTCTTCATCGCCACAAACAATCAACCAGTCATGGCATCTCTTCACTCACTTCTCTCATTCGCTGCATTGGCAACTACATTCTCTGTTGTTTTTCTTTGTAGCTTCTCTCTTATTGAGGCTTCCAATGGGGGCTTTAGTGTGGATCTAATCCACCGTGACTCTCCAAACTCTCCCTTCTATGACCCTTCAGAAACTCCTTCACAGCGCATAGCCAAGGCTTTGCGTCGTTCCATTAACCGTGTCAATCATTTTAAGCCAACTTCTTCACTCTCTACCAATGCAGCTCAAGCAGATATAATCTCAAATCGAGGTGAATACCTCTTGAAATACTCTGTTGGTACACCACCAGTCCAAATCCTAGGCATTGCTGATACTGGTAGTGATTTGATTTGGCTACAGTGCAAGCCTTGCAATGACTGCTACAAGCAAACAGCTCCACTTTTTGATCCTACAAGGTCAAGAACGTACAAAGAAGTTTCATGCTCTTCATCCCAATGTCAGTCTCTAAAAGGAACCTCATGCTCAGGCAGCGATGATTCAAGTTGCTCATACTCCGTTTCTTATGGCGATCAATCTTTCTCAAATGGAGACCTTGCTGTTGACACTCTCACTCTGGGATCAACTACAAGCCGCCCTGTGCCTCTCCCTAAAACTATCATAGGGTGTGGACACAATAACGGTGGAACCTTCAATGCAAACGGTTCTGGGATTGTTGGCCTTGGAGGCGGCGCGGTTTCTCTTGTTTCCCAATTGGATTCTTCAATTGATGGCAAATTCTCCTACTGCTTGATTCCGTTAACTTCCCAAGGCGATACCACAAGCAAATTGAATTTCGGTAGTAATGCTGTGGTTTCGGGTTCTGGAGCCATGTCTACTCCCATAGTCCCCAAAGATATTGACACCTTCTACTACCTAACACTCGAAGCAATTAGTGTAGGCAGAAACAGAATCGAATTGACCAAGCCTTCCCAATCCGGAGATTCAGCAGAGGGCAATATTATCATTGATTCAGGCACAACATTGACAATATTGCCATCAGACTTGTACCCCGATTTTGAATCAGCAGTAAAAGCCGAAATTGATTTAGCACCTACTGAAGACCCGAGTGGAGTTCTAAGCCTTTGCTACGAGTCATCATCAGATGATTTTAGCGGTCCAAGTATCACAGCTCATTTCACCGGTGCAGATGTGAATCTGAGTTCGAGCACTACCTTCATCAGAGTAGATGAGCAAGTTGTGTGCTTGGCTTTCGTTGCTGCATCAGATGAACCAGGGTCAATCTCCATTTTCGGTAACTTGGCCCAAGCCAACGTGTTGGTAGGCTATGACGTTGTGAAGAGAACTGTGTCTTTCAAGCCAACGGATTGCACAAAGCTTTAAGATGGAAAATGAAATTCCTCTCTatctggtgtttttttttttagctctaaaataaaatgcttAAATATTTATCCATTTTTCTTATTCACTTTAGTAACAATTTGGTGTCTTTGTTTAAAAACCACATAAGTAAATAACATTTTACAATGAGGGTATTCTACTTTTATTAtgatctatccaaaaaaaaaaaaaaaaagccaggcCAACTAGACAGACCTTTCTGGTACATTATAGTCATCTTATTTTTTTCCACTGATGGAGAAGAATTTGAATTCAGCAAGCTAGCAACCCCTTCTCTTGTTACGTACTGAAACTTTTCTCTAAAGATTCATCACCGAAGGAAAGGAGATGTACGCATTGGTACATTCTCTAAATCCTCTCAAAACATTGCTGAACAGAAGgggaattttaataaatattacagttttaaactttattttctaaaataacaAGGCTATTAAATTAATTCTCAATATATAAGCTCTTTGTAAATGGACTCTTCAAGGAACACTCGTTTGTCCATGACACGATTTCATAAAGAGAACTTGTTGGTAATTCTTGCAATGCACAGCAAATTTAAACATAATATAGCTCAAAAAATGTACATAATACGattttttctcccttttatatttttgtctaaatataaaatatgataattatattaattattaatattaatagatatttattgtttatatagAATTATATATTCTGACATTTATAGAATTATATATAGAAGTATATATTTTATCATTCAAAGAAACTAtgatttgatgaagttttaatTAAGTGTCTAAATGTAGtatagaatttaaaataatttaaaattatataatataaaatactcCCTCCGTTAAAATCATAACATATCATATTTCTTTAAATGTTAGAATATATAGTTCCATATATAACACAATCATAATACATGTGTAGTCCATGGTGCTTCAATTTATAGTTCTATATacaaatatcaattaattttcatatttagaaaaataaaagggagaATAAATCATATAGGGTTATTTTTCCATATTTTGTATCTAAGAGTTAGATCATTTTGGATAAACATCATATTAGTTTCTTCAAGACCTTCTCCCCTCTtcctatgtgtgtgtgtgtgtgttaattatttagtattctcaaaagaaaacagtgggttaatcccacattggaaaatgagtatGAGTTAAAGAAGTTCAAAGTCTTTATTATGTATTCAAGAGTTAGGTCCTTTTAGATATACACCACGgtcaatttctttaatttcaatattacggaaataaaattattgatgaatagaaataaattaaaaaaattccttaaaacCTTCTATTAGCTGGAAGGTTAAATGAaggaaaatccaaaaaataattacatccaagtacacaaagaatttgacaacaaatttcacatCTGTTGAGGTGACAATTTATAATTAGTATGCCATAAAGTGATAATGGTAACTAGATAAGAATGATGTTAATTGATACAAAGTAAGTCTAAGTACACAGACTttgacaacaaatttcacaCTTGTTAAGGAGACAATCTGTAAATGGTGTGCTATAAAGTAATGATAGTGGTGGTCAAAATGAGAATGATATCACCACCAATTATATTCAACCAACTTAATAAGCTGtgccccctcaaaaaaaaaaaaattaataagttttttttttttttttgaaggacaaaaaaggaaaaacctaaAAGTTACAAAAGgagttgtgaaatttgttgtgctTGTAGCATTTTTCATTAATGCATTAACATAAATGCAAAGATTTAATAAGGCGGAAGACAAAATAAAGAGattttctctttccttctcaAGGAATGTGTCACTGGTCTAGACTTAGACCACAATGGCTATTGTTCTCAATatagatagataaataaataagggcACATAATGGGAAAATATCATACTGGGTAACAACTTATCATTTTAGATTAACATTCATATATTtctcaaaagataaaataaataaataaataaaaagaggccTACTATTTACATGATCGCGTTAAAAGAAGAGTTATATACACAAATCATAATCATCAATCTCATTTATTTAGTCAGATTTTGTAATTTGTACCCATTGGGAAAAAGACAATCCTTCGACCAATGTGAGCATGTCATGTTCTAAGTTTCTAACataaagaataattttaaaaatgataataagacaaaaaaaaaaattatgataaaaattattagCGGAGATAAGTTTGTCAACCCCCCtcctctctctaaaaaaaaaagttacatacATACGAtagatttattcaaaaaaatgaatgaaagatatgtatgatatataaatatatatatatatatatatatgaaaaaaaaaattaaaataagctACATAAATATGATAGATTTATtcagaaaaagaatgaaagatatTTATGATAgatatggaaaaaataaaagataagttaCGTACATATGATAGATTTATTCaaaaatagaatgaaaaatATGTATGATAGATAATTAGATATGGAAAAAAtaagttctcaaaaaaaaaaatggaaaaaataaaagataagttaCATATATACGAtagatttattcaaaaaaagaatgaaagatatGTATGACAcatatggaaaaaataaaagataagttaCATACATATATGATAGATTTATTCAAAAATAGAATGATAGATATGTATTCaacaaaagaatgaaagaaatgaTATATGTGGAAAATATAAGAAGATAAATATgatgtattatttaaaaaaaattaaaagaaacttGTTGAAATTCAACTCAACTTTCTTCTGCCGCTACAGTTTTTAAATCCAAATCAAATTCATCTTTCTagaaacaacacacacacacaaaacaaaaaaaaaaaaaaaaaaaaaaaaaaaaaaaaacaaaacaaaacaaaacaaaaaacaaatcgTCTTTCTCATTATACTATAACCCAAAGATCAAGTTGGTGCAGTGGACCaacattttaacaaaaataactccaaaaaacttttttttttaaaaacttaaaaaagaaaacacacacactcacattCTATTTGTTTCGGTAATcattttttctagaaaattagttattttccaaaaaagtattttctataaaattatattatttttttatgtttagtaGCAACCTTAAATTAAATGAGAAATAATCTCCAAACTTTTCTTATTTAGTTTGATGtaagatagagttgtttttcaaaaaatattagtggaaaacaatctctaaaaatgaGCCATATTTTTTCAGTTAATCAAAGATAGTTTTTCAttgactcattttttttatactatcaAACATTGGAAAacatgaaaaactatttttacacAAAGTTTTCCactaaaacaaacagagcatcATATTGCCCCTATTCCtccactgattttttttttttttttctagttattCTATGAGCTCTTACGTAATTTCAAGCCCTAAGTTTTTGCtagaaactcaaaatttaaatattaagacaaataaagaaaaaaagttaaattcgaaatatttttttaaaagcaattaAGGCAATGAGGTGatatacaattttttaggtatattgctatatttttaatcattttactcttttttatttattttgggtaatCAAAATACATACTTGAAATTATGTACTTAAATTAATCTTTTAaattaattgttattagttatgaATTGGTTCTAGATCAAACTTTAGGTTGtatgaaaattaaattgtaCTGA
This genomic stretch from Quercus robur chromosome 4, dhQueRobu3.1, whole genome shotgun sequence harbors:
- the LOC126721875 gene encoding aspartic proteinase CDR1-like; the protein is MTLTEKVKDLETELNFSREQLGRNSSSKLDNMLSVQKSSSNKTGLGYVENGDEYQITKKVVVDALSITIVRNPTYPYTDPPSLNDVMPLLYGKPMTWANNPRIDISELAEDLKVSRVCFFLVLFLSAIYTLKSFHLFIATNNQPVMASLHSLLSFAALATTFSVVFLCSFSLIEASNGGFSVDLIHRDSPNSPFYDPSETPSQRIAKALRRSINRVNHFKPTSSLSTNAAQADIISNRGEYLLKYSVGTPPVQILGIADTGSDLIWLQCKPCNDCYKQTAPLFDPTRSRTYKEVSCSSSQCQSLKGTSCSGSDDSSCSYSVSYGDQSFSNGDLAVDTLTLGSTTSRPVPLPKTIIGCGHNNGGTFNANGSGIVGLGGGAVSLVSQLDSSIDGKFSYCLIPLTSQGDTTSKLNFGSNAVVSGSGAMSTPIVPKDIDTFYYLTLEAISVGRNRIELTKPSQSGDSAEGNIIIDSGTTLTILPSDLYPDFESAVKAEIDLAPTEDPSGVLSLCYESSSDDFSGPSITAHFTGADVNLSSSTTFIRVDEQVVCLAFVAASDEPGSISIFGNLAQANVLVGYDVVKRTVSFKPTDCTKL